One window of the Streptomyces sp. ITFR-21 genome contains the following:
- a CDS encoding MFS transporter produces the protein MNREHRGPNEKLGTLLALAGISNAGLARRVNDLGAQRGLTLRYDKTSVARWVAKGMVPQGAAPHLIAAAIGSKLGRPVPLHEIGLADADPAPEVGLAFPRDVGEAVKSATDLWRLDLAGRRGPGGGGIWQSLAGSFAVSAYVTPASRWLITPADATVARDAPAPGMAHVGHVDVTKLREAAEDARRWDSKYGGGDWRSSMVPECLRVEAAPLLLGSYSDEVGRALFGATAELTRLAGWMAFDTGQQEAAQRYYIQALRLARAAADVPLGGYVLASMSLQATYRNFADEGVDLAQAALERNRGLATARTMSFFHLVEARAHAKAGEAQACGASLAAAEALLERAREGDADPSWLGFYSYDRLAADAAECYRDLRLPRQAQRFTEQALARPTEEFVRSHGLRLVVSAVAELESGNLDACCAAGVKAVEVANRISSARTTEYVRDLLHRLEPYNDEPRVLELRERARPLLAAPA, from the coding sequence GTGAACAGAGAACACCGCGGGCCGAACGAGAAACTCGGCACCCTTCTCGCTCTGGCGGGCATCAGCAACGCCGGGCTCGCCCGCCGGGTCAACGACCTCGGCGCACAACGGGGTCTGACCCTGCGTTATGACAAGACCTCGGTGGCCCGCTGGGTCGCCAAGGGCATGGTGCCGCAGGGCGCCGCGCCCCACCTGATCGCCGCGGCCATCGGCAGCAAGCTCGGCCGGCCCGTGCCGCTGCACGAGATAGGTCTGGCGGACGCCGACCCCGCGCCCGAAGTCGGCCTGGCCTTCCCGCGGGACGTCGGCGAGGCGGTGAAATCGGCCACCGACCTGTGGCGGTTGGACCTGGCCGGGCGCCGCGGCCCCGGCGGCGGGGGCATCTGGCAGAGCTTGGCCGGATCTTTCGCAGTGAGCGCTTACGTGACTCCCGCGTCCCGCTGGCTGATCACCCCGGCCGACGCGACGGTGGCCCGTGACGCGCCCGCGCCGGGCATGGCCCATGTCGGCCACGTGGATGTGACCAAGTTGCGTGAGGCCGCCGAGGACGCCCGCCGATGGGACTCCAAGTACGGCGGCGGCGACTGGCGTTCGAGCATGGTCCCGGAGTGCCTGCGGGTCGAGGCGGCGCCGCTGCTGCTCGGTTCGTACAGCGACGAGGTGGGCCGCGCGCTGTTCGGCGCCACCGCCGAACTCACCCGGCTGGCCGGATGGATGGCCTTCGACACCGGCCAGCAGGAGGCCGCCCAGCGGTACTACATCCAGGCGCTGCGGCTGGCCCGCGCCGCCGCGGACGTGCCGCTCGGCGGGTACGTGCTCGCGTCGATGTCGCTCCAGGCCACGTACCGCAACTTCGCCGACGAGGGCGTCGACCTCGCGCAGGCCGCCCTGGAACGCAACCGCGGCCTCGCCACCGCCCGCACCATGAGCTTCTTCCACCTGGTGGAGGCGCGGGCGCACGCCAAGGCCGGCGAGGCCCAGGCGTGCGGCGCGTCCCTGGCCGCCGCGGAGGCGCTGCTGGAGCGGGCCAGGGAGGGCGACGCCGACCCGAGCTGGCTCGGCTTCTACTCCTACGACCGGCTGGCCGCCGACGCCGCCGAGTGCTACCGCGACCTGCGGCTGCCCCGCCAGGCCCAGCGGTTCACCGAGCAGGCGCTGGCCCGCCCCACCGAGGAGTTCGTCCGCTCGCACGGCCTGCGGCTGGTGGTCTCGGCCGTCGCCGAGCTGGAGTCGGGCAACCTGGACGCGTGCTGCGCGGCCGGGGTCAAGGCGGTGGAGGTCGCCAACCGCATCTCCTCGGCCCGCACCACCGAGTACGTACGGGATCTGCTGCACCGCCTGGAGCCGTACAACGACGAGCCGCGGGTGCTCGAACTCCGCGAGCGGGCCCGCCCGTTGCTGGCGGCGCCGGCGTAA
- the trmB gene encoding tRNA (guanosine(46)-N7)-methyltransferase TrmB codes for MSSTPTSVKFPAGPAADPAGSRGEHRIRSFHARRGRITQAQAAAIERLWERWGVELDGAPLDPAALFGPAGLPVVVEIGFGMGDATAAMAAADPGTGILAVDVHTPGQGHLLALADRAGLTNVRVANGDAVILLRDMLPPASLSGLRAFFPDPWPKGKHHKRRLIQPAFLALVTPLLRPGAVVHCATDWEPYADQMLEVLSAAPGLVNRYDGFAPRPDFRPLTKFERQGLAKGHVVRDLLFTRA; via the coding sequence GTGTCCAGTACCCCCACCTCGGTGAAGTTCCCCGCGGGCCCCGCAGCCGACCCGGCCGGTTCGCGTGGTGAGCACCGCATCCGTTCCTTCCACGCGCGGCGCGGCCGGATCACGCAGGCGCAGGCCGCGGCGATCGAGCGGCTGTGGGAGCGGTGGGGCGTGGAGCTGGACGGCGCCCCGCTCGACCCGGCCGCACTCTTCGGCCCCGCCGGTCTGCCCGTGGTCGTGGAGATCGGTTTCGGCATGGGCGACGCCACCGCCGCGATGGCCGCCGCCGACCCCGGCACCGGCATCCTCGCGGTGGACGTGCACACGCCCGGCCAGGGCCATCTGCTCGCGCTCGCCGACCGGGCCGGACTGACCAACGTACGGGTGGCCAACGGCGACGCGGTCATACTGCTGCGCGACATGCTGCCGCCCGCGTCCCTGTCCGGCCTGCGCGCCTTCTTCCCCGACCCCTGGCCCAAGGGCAAGCACCACAAGCGACGGCTGATCCAGCCCGCCTTCCTCGCCCTGGTCACGCCGCTGCTGCGGCCCGGCGCGGTGGTGCACTGCGCGACGGACTGGGAGCCGTACGCCGACCAGATGCTGGAGGTGCTGAGCGCGGCGCCGGGGCTGGTCAACCGCTACGACGGCTTCGCGCCGCGGCCGGACTTCCGCCCGCTGACGAAGTTCGAGCGGCAGGGACTGGCGAAGGGGCACGTGGTGCGGGACCTGCTCTTCACCCGGGCCTGA
- a CDS encoding asparagine synthase-related protein, which yields MRWLVGWSGAAAGPGPGSGARSLQPVGAQLLWADPDPLWAVGDWRPDEIRVVHADPAASGGNSRSAGGGSGYDDGSYQNGRTHQRPYPQGGLNGSGRYGSSGDSGRSAGGDGRSFGGGGGGGGRGSAGGGIARLAVLGRCGATDAQLRLGLTAARGGALRHVTAWPGSYTAVLQLGRRIAVLGDLAGARPVFHTPWSGGTAYATAALPLADLIEAGLDVTHLAATLACPDAPEALLDGTPYLGVRRVPPGHALILRDGAPEITGYEPKLSLAVGHQPTTSADAEAAVAGVRDALVEAVRARLAQPRYVPGPDEEPAPGIGADLSGGSASATLALLAAGLPGMPGTLPGGPGALAGERLLAVTFNDLVGGPGSGYAATARVAELERARAMGTDPRLRHIVVPGGEEALPYAELAGDALGPLTDEPGPSLVTAERHRRRLAAGGADHLIGFGARQVLDAHPARLADLLMDRRRRHLLGPVAALTRADGATGGHPALVPFTVPITVYRAARRLARTPYQRGVEDAGLRLLRREFGEGGRSGAAGPLGASLAAMAWVRPGPAARWLTGEALAEVSVRLQDAARRPWPLERPGERRARAALARQAADFRVLEQAVAISSQRLHAPFLDNQVVRASRALPGALRVRPGARADILRQVLQGAGVRDLPPGWGASSAASAVAATAARIGLRSTLDPLLALFDAPLLADAGLIDAAAIRTALTAAARGEPVGLDGLAELVAVELWLRRLLARRGSCWTGAAGEPEQRAVASGVQRLAL from the coding sequence ATGCGGTGGTTGGTGGGGTGGAGCGGCGCCGCAGCGGGTCCCGGGCCCGGCTCCGGAGCACGTTCGCTGCAGCCCGTCGGCGCGCAACTGCTGTGGGCGGACCCGGATCCGCTGTGGGCGGTGGGGGACTGGCGGCCCGACGAGATCCGCGTGGTGCACGCCGACCCGGCCGCGTCGGGCGGCAACAGCCGAAGCGCGGGCGGCGGTTCCGGATACGACGACGGCTCGTACCAGAACGGTCGTACGCATCAGCGGCCTTACCCGCAGGGCGGCCTCAACGGCTCCGGCCGGTACGGGAGTTCCGGCGACAGCGGCCGGTCCGCCGGTGGCGACGGCAGGTCCTTCGGCGGTGGCGGTGGCGGTGGCGGTCGCGGCTCCGCCGGAGGCGGCATCGCCCGGCTCGCGGTGCTCGGCCGCTGCGGCGCCACCGACGCCCAGTTGCGGCTCGGCCTGACCGCCGCCCGCGGCGGGGCGCTGCGGCATGTGACCGCCTGGCCGGGCAGTTACACCGCCGTCCTCCAACTAGGCCGCCGCATCGCAGTGTTGGGTGACCTGGCCGGCGCCCGGCCGGTCTTCCACACCCCCTGGTCCGGCGGCACCGCGTACGCCACCGCCGCGCTCCCGCTCGCCGATCTCATCGAGGCCGGCCTCGACGTCACCCACCTCGCCGCGACCCTGGCCTGCCCCGACGCCCCCGAGGCGCTGCTCGACGGCACGCCCTACCTCGGCGTACGCCGGGTACCGCCCGGCCACGCGCTGATCCTGCGGGACGGCGCGCCGGAGATCACCGGGTACGAGCCGAAGCTCTCCCTGGCCGTGGGCCACCAGCCGACCACCTCCGCCGACGCCGAAGCGGCCGTCGCGGGCGTACGGGACGCGCTCGTCGAGGCGGTACGCGCCCGGCTGGCCCAGCCGCGCTACGTACCCGGCCCCGACGAGGAGCCCGCGCCCGGTATCGGCGCCGACCTGTCCGGCGGCAGCGCCTCGGCGACGCTGGCCCTGCTGGCCGCGGGACTGCCCGGCATGCCCGGGACGCTGCCCGGCGGCCCCGGCGCGCTGGCGGGCGAGCGGCTGCTCGCCGTCACCTTCAACGACCTGGTCGGCGGCCCCGGTTCGGGCTACGCGGCCACCGCCCGGGTCGCCGAACTCGAACGCGCCCGCGCCATGGGCACCGACCCGCGGCTGCGGCACATCGTCGTCCCCGGCGGGGAGGAGGCGCTCCCGTACGCGGAGCTGGCCGGCGACGCGCTCGGCCCGCTCACCGACGAGCCCGGCCCCTCGCTGGTCACCGCCGAACGCCACCGGCGGCGGCTCGCCGCGGGCGGCGCGGACCACCTGATCGGCTTCGGCGCCCGGCAGGTGCTCGACGCCCACCCGGCGCGGCTGGCCGACCTGCTGATGGACCGCCGCCGCCGGCACCTGCTGGGCCCGGTCGCGGCGCTGACCAGGGCGGACGGGGCGACCGGCGGACACCCCGCGCTAGTGCCGTTCACCGTCCCCATCACCGTGTACCGGGCCGCGCGGCGGCTCGCCCGCACCCCGTACCAACGTGGCGTGGAGGACGCCGGGCTCCGCCTGCTGCGGCGGGAGTTCGGCGAGGGCGGGCGGAGCGGGGCCGCCGGGCCGCTCGGCGCCTCGCTCGCCGCGATGGCCTGGGTACGGCCAGGCCCGGCCGCCCGCTGGCTCACCGGTGAGGCGCTGGCCGAGGTGTCGGTACGGCTCCAGGACGCGGCCCGTCGCCCCTGGCCGCTGGAACGCCCCGGCGAACGCCGCGCCCGCGCCGCCCTCGCCCGCCAGGCCGCCGACTTCCGGGTCCTGGAGCAGGCGGTGGCGATCTCCTCCCAGCGGCTGCACGCGCCCTTCCTCGACAATCAGGTGGTACGCGCCTCCCGGGCCCTCCCCGGCGCCCTCCGGGTCCGGCCCGGCGCCCGCGCGGACATCCTGCGCCAGGTCCTCCAAGGCGCCGGCGTCCGCGACCTCCCCCCGGGCTGGGGCGCCTCCTCGGCGGCCTCCGCCGTCGCCGCGACCGCCGCCCGGATCGGCCTGCGCAGCACCCTCGACCCCCTGCTCGCCCTCTTCGACGCGCCCCTCCTCGCCGACGCCGGCCTCATCGACGCGGCAGCCATCCGCACCGCCCTCACCGCCGCCGCCCGCGGCGAACCGGTCGGCCTCGACGGCCTGGCGGAACTCGTCGCCGTCGAACTCTGGCTCCGCCGCCTGCTCGCCCGCCGCGGCTCCTGCTGGACCGGCGCCGCGGGCGAGCCCGAGCAGCGGGCAGTGGCGTCGGGAGTGCAGCGGCTGGCGCTCTGA
- the lhgO gene encoding L-2-hydroxyglutarate oxidase has translation MSRPLTDFTVIGAGIVGLATAYALLKAAPEATLTVIEKEAAPARHQTGRNSGVIHSGIYYRPGSLKARYALAGSAETPRFAAEHGVPYEITGKLIVATGAAELPRLHALVQRGREHGLTVRELGPAQIAEYEPEVAGLAAIHVGSTGICDFGAVAAVLARLVTEAGGTIVYGERVTAIERAADDEVAVRTGAATYRTRVLINCAGLHSDRVARLAGTDPGMRIVPFRGEFYELVPARRALVRGLVYPVPDPDFPFLGVHLTRDVHGGVHLGPNAVPALAREGYRRRTVRLGDLADTAAFPGTWRIARRHWRHEVGEVRRSLSKRAFTADARRLLPALRPADLTPAPAGVRAQAVLPDGTLVDDFLFGGSGPFVHVLNAPSPAATAALPIGREVARRALEAAG, from the coding sequence ATGAGCCGCCCCCTGACCGACTTCACCGTGATCGGCGCCGGCATCGTCGGCCTGGCGACGGCGTACGCGCTGCTCAAGGCGGCACCCGAGGCGACCCTCACCGTGATCGAGAAGGAGGCCGCGCCCGCCCGCCACCAGACCGGCCGCAACAGCGGGGTCATCCACAGCGGCATCTACTACCGTCCGGGCAGCCTCAAGGCCCGCTACGCGCTGGCCGGTTCCGCCGAGACGCCGCGTTTCGCCGCCGAGCACGGCGTCCCGTACGAGATCACCGGCAAACTGATCGTGGCCACCGGCGCCGCCGAACTCCCCCGGCTGCACGCCCTCGTCCAGCGCGGGCGCGAACACGGCCTGACGGTACGCGAACTCGGGCCGGCCCAGATCGCCGAGTACGAGCCGGAGGTGGCCGGGCTGGCCGCCATCCACGTCGGCTCCACCGGCATCTGCGACTTCGGCGCGGTCGCCGCGGTCCTCGCCCGCCTGGTCACCGAGGCGGGCGGCACGATCGTCTACGGGGAGCGGGTCACCGCGATCGAGCGGGCCGCGGACGACGAGGTCGCGGTACGGACCGGCGCGGCGACGTACCGCACGCGGGTGCTGATCAACTGCGCCGGCCTGCACAGCGACCGCGTCGCGCGGCTGGCCGGCACCGACCCGGGGATGCGGATCGTGCCCTTCCGGGGCGAGTTCTACGAGCTGGTGCCGGCGCGGCGCGCGCTGGTCCGGGGGCTGGTGTACCCGGTCCCCGACCCCGACTTCCCGTTCCTCGGCGTGCATCTGACCCGGGACGTGCACGGCGGGGTGCACCTGGGCCCGAACGCCGTTCCCGCGCTGGCCCGCGAGGGCTACCGGCGCCGCACCGTACGGCTGGGCGACCTCGCGGACACGGCCGCCTTCCCCGGCACCTGGCGGATCGCCCGCCGGCACTGGCGGCACGAGGTCGGCGAGGTCCGCCGCTCGCTGTCCAAACGCGCCTTCACCGCCGACGCCCGCCGGCTGCTGCCCGCGCTGCGCCCGGCGGACCTGACACCGGCGCCGGCCGGGGTACGCGCCCAGGCCGTGCTGCCCGACGGGACACTGGTGGACGACTTCCTGTTCGGCGGCTCCGGCCCCTTCGTCCACGTCCTGAACGCGCCTTCCCCGGCGGCGACGGCGGCGCTCCCGATCGGCCGCGAGGTGGCACGGCGGGCGCTGGAGGCCGCCGGATGA
- a CDS encoding DNA polymerase III subunit delta': MTVWDDVVGQPRTVAELSAAAQDADALVAAAATAPAGAGSPPTAGSRMTHAWLFTGPPGSGRATAARAFAAALQCTSPDRALGAAPGCGFCDGCHTTLIGTHADVESLRTDLLSIGVKETRDLVRRANLSPAGGRWQVILMEDADRLTEGAANVLLKAIEEPAPRTVWLLCAPSVEDALPTIRSRCRLLTLRTPSVEAVADVLTRRDGVDPALAAQVARATQGHIGRARRLAADETARSRRATVLRLPLRVADIGGCLRAAQELVDAATEDAKAVADEVDGKETEEMRAALGAAAGAGSRMPRGTAGVMKELADRQKRRSTRTQRDTLDLALTDLAGFYRDVLTLQLGRSPAHVANAEALEGIRQIATTSRPEHTLRRIEAVLACRTALDRNVAPLLAVEAMTLSLRAG; encoded by the coding sequence ATGACGGTATGGGACGACGTGGTCGGCCAACCCCGCACGGTGGCCGAACTCTCCGCCGCCGCCCAGGACGCCGACGCCCTCGTCGCAGCCGCCGCGACCGCCCCGGCCGGCGCCGGCTCCCCCCCGACCGCCGGCTCCCGCATGACCCACGCCTGGCTCTTCACCGGCCCCCCCGGCAGCGGCCGCGCCACCGCCGCCCGCGCCTTCGCCGCCGCCCTCCAGTGCACGAGCCCCGACAGGGCCCTCGGCGCCGCCCCGGGCTGCGGTTTCTGCGACGGCTGCCACACCACCCTGATCGGCACCCACGCCGACGTGGAGTCCCTGCGCACCGACCTGCTGTCCATCGGCGTCAAGGAGACCCGCGACCTGGTGCGCCGCGCCAACCTCTCGCCGGCCGGCGGCCGCTGGCAGGTGATCCTCATGGAGGACGCCGACCGCCTCACCGAAGGCGCCGCCAACGTCCTGCTGAAGGCGATCGAGGAACCCGCCCCCCGCACCGTCTGGCTGCTGTGCGCCCCCTCCGTCGAGGACGCCCTCCCCACCATCCGCTCCCGCTGCCGCCTGCTGACCCTGCGCACCCCCTCCGTCGAGGCCGTCGCCGACGTGCTGACCCGCAGGGACGGCGTCGACCCCGCCCTGGCCGCCCAGGTCGCCCGCGCCACCCAGGGCCACATCGGCCGGGCCCGCCGACTGGCCGCCGACGAGACCGCCCGCTCCCGCCGGGCGACCGTCCTGCGCCTGCCACTGCGCGTCGCCGACATCGGCGGCTGCCTGCGCGCCGCGCAGGAACTCGTCGACGCGGCCACCGAGGACGCCAAGGCGGTGGCGGACGAGGTCGACGGCAAGGAGACCGAGGAGATGCGCGCCGCCCTGGGCGCCGCGGCCGGCGCGGGCAGCCGGATGCCGCGCGGTACCGCCGGCGTCATGAAGGAACTCGCCGACCGCCAAAAGCGCCGCTCCACCCGCACCCAGCGCGACACCCTCGACCTCGCCCTCACCGACCTGGCCGGCTTCTACCGCGATGTCCTCACCCTCCAACTCGGCCGCTCCCCCGCCCACGTCGCCAATGCCGAGGCCCTCGAGGGCATCCGCCAGATCGCCACCACCTCCCGCCCCGAACACACCCTCCGCCGCATAGAAGCAGTCCTCGCCTGCCGCACCGCCCTTGACCGAAACGTCGCCCCGCTCCTCGCCGTCGAAGCCATGACCCTCTCCCTCCGCGCCGGCTGA